A window of the Acidithiobacillus thiooxidans ATCC 19377 genome harbors these coding sequences:
- the pepP gene encoding Xaa-Pro aminopeptidase: MPILDLPTSDYPFRRRQLMQKMHDSAVAIIPTAVPKQRNSDVQYPFRGDSDFLYLTGFEEPEAVLVLIPGHSEGEQILFCRPRDPARETWDGRRAGLEGALAQCQVDRCYSIHDLNEQIPALLEGRELLFYPMGQNSDFDARVMHWRNLAKSKIRQGIRYPQEVVDVGGLVHEMRLFKDPAELECMRAAVGISGAGHRHAMRQCQPGMMEYALCSEIEHVFRRLGSPSVAYPSIVGGGENACILHYTENNAELRDGDLVLIDAGAEVAGYAGDITRTFPVNGVYSPAQREIYEIVLAAQEAGIAAVQAGRPVSDYHDEAVKVLVDGLRDLKILSGSRDALIEQGAYKAFYMHGTGHWLGLDVHDVGHYRNKDKTSRKLESGMVLTVEPGLYFAPANLAVPERWRGIGIRIEDDVVVTAADPEILSQNVPKKVADIEAMMAAGPA, from the coding sequence ATGCCCATACTTGATTTACCTACTTCCGATTATCCATTCCGACGCCGTCAGCTGATGCAGAAAATGCATGACTCTGCCGTTGCCATTATTCCTACGGCTGTCCCCAAACAGCGTAATAGTGATGTGCAATATCCGTTTCGCGGCGACAGCGACTTTTTATATCTCACCGGATTTGAGGAGCCTGAGGCCGTCCTCGTCCTGATTCCTGGACATTCTGAGGGGGAGCAAATTCTGTTCTGTCGTCCTCGTGATCCGGCTCGGGAAACCTGGGATGGGCGCAGGGCGGGCCTGGAGGGGGCGCTGGCCCAATGCCAGGTGGATCGCTGTTATTCCATTCATGACTTGAATGAGCAAATACCGGCGCTTCTGGAAGGCCGGGAGCTTCTGTTTTATCCCATGGGGCAAAACAGTGATTTTGACGCCAGAGTCATGCATTGGCGAAATCTGGCGAAAAGCAAGATTCGTCAGGGTATTCGTTATCCGCAGGAAGTAGTGGATGTCGGCGGTCTGGTTCATGAAATGCGCCTTTTTAAGGATCCTGCCGAGCTGGAGTGCATGCGGGCCGCCGTGGGCATCAGTGGTGCCGGACATCGTCATGCCATGCGCCAGTGTCAGCCGGGAATGATGGAATATGCCCTGTGTTCGGAAATTGAACATGTTTTTCGGCGCCTGGGTTCACCGAGCGTGGCCTATCCCAGTATTGTCGGCGGCGGTGAAAATGCCTGTATTCTTCACTACACGGAAAATAATGCGGAATTACGCGACGGAGATCTGGTTCTGATTGATGCCGGGGCAGAAGTTGCCGGATATGCGGGGGATATCACCCGTACTTTCCCGGTGAATGGTGTGTATAGTCCTGCCCAGCGGGAAATCTACGAAATTGTGCTGGCTGCTCAGGAGGCTGGAATTGCTGCGGTGCAGGCCGGGAGGCCGGTTTCTGATTATCACGATGAGGCGGTCAAGGTTTTGGTAGATGGCCTGCGTGATCTGAAAATCCTCTCAGGCAGTCGTGATGCCCTGATTGAACAGGGAGCGTATAAAGCTTTTTATATGCATGGTACCGGTCACTGGTTGGGCCTGGATGTGCACGATGTGGGACATTATCGCAATAAAGACAAGACCTCACGGAAACTGGAATCCGGAATGGTGTTGACGGTAGAGCCGGGTCTGTACTTTGCTCCGGCGAATCTTGCGGTACCGGAAAGGTGGCGGGGAATCGGAATCCGGATTGAAGATGATGTAGTGGTAACAGCGGCAGATCCCGAGATTCTTTCGCAAAATGTCCCTAAAAAGGTGGCAGACATTGAGGCCATGATGGCTGCGGGGCCGGCCTGA
- a CDS encoding DUF4168 domain-containing protein translates to MQKSSSHSLKFGLVVLALGGLGLGSNVAFASDAMAASPAQIKDFAHAVAQIKPLNAQAHAEISQKGVSKAKQDAVKKSYVEKLDKVLATNHLSAEQYSSMLKQTQTDPAFLKQVEAAMH, encoded by the coding sequence ATGCAGAAATCGTCGAGTCATTCCCTTAAATTCGGATTGGTCGTGTTGGCGCTGGGCGGGTTGGGACTAGGCAGCAATGTGGCTTTTGCCAGTGATGCCATGGCCGCAAGCCCGGCCCAGATTAAGGATTTTGCCCATGCTGTTGCGCAGATCAAACCCCTGAACGCGCAGGCTCATGCTGAAATCAGTCAGAAAGGCGTGAGTAAAGCCAAGCAGGACGCGGTCAAAAAATCCTATGTGGAAAAGTTGGACAAAGTGCTGGCGACCAACCATCTGAGCGCTGAACAATATTCCAGCATGCTCAAGCAAACCCAGACTGACCCAGCCTTTCTCAAACAGGTTGAAGCGGCGATGCACTAA
- the radA gene encoding DNA repair protein RadA — MSRDKNVFVCQDCGSSSSKWLGRCPDCGAWNSFVEQRVEKSSPRSQTAFANASPPQFLHAVPLEDAGRRTTGLSELDRVLGGGQVPGAAILLGGEPGIGKSTLLLQTAHHLSLRSKVLYVTGEESAAQVAMRAQRLSLGKSPVRVLAENHLEAIEALLQAEKPDLLLIDSIQTLYTDSLQSAPGSVAQVRECAARLVRFAKASTTTVWLVGHVTKEGAIAGPRVLEHMVDTVLYFEGEAGSPYRIVRAIKNRFGAANELGVFQMQEAGLSEVANPSQLFLSQHEKPVPGSVVLATQEGTRPLLVEVQALVTPSPLANPRRVAIGLDPNRLSLLLAILHRHGDSMFFDQDVFVNIAGGIRVNEPAADLAVALALLSSFRNKALTGRRVVFGELGLAGEVRPVADAQGRIREAVKLGFKGAITPRGDQLQAPGTFKISPALRLGDAMDDAFSEC, encoded by the coding sequence ATGAGTCGCGATAAAAATGTATTCGTGTGCCAGGATTGCGGCAGCAGCAGCAGCAAATGGCTGGGCCGCTGTCCGGATTGCGGGGCCTGGAACAGCTTTGTGGAACAGCGTGTCGAAAAAAGCAGTCCGCGCTCGCAGACCGCTTTTGCCAATGCGAGCCCGCCCCAGTTTCTCCATGCGGTACCTTTGGAAGATGCTGGCCGAAGAACGACCGGATTGTCAGAGCTGGATCGGGTACTGGGAGGTGGGCAAGTCCCCGGTGCGGCTATTTTGCTGGGAGGCGAGCCGGGAATCGGTAAATCGACCCTGCTTCTCCAGACGGCCCATCATCTCAGTCTGCGTAGCAAAGTGCTCTATGTGACGGGTGAAGAATCGGCAGCTCAGGTGGCCATGCGCGCCCAGCGATTAAGCCTCGGGAAAAGTCCGGTGCGGGTTTTGGCTGAAAACCATCTGGAAGCCATCGAAGCACTACTGCAGGCTGAAAAACCCGATTTGTTGCTGATTGATTCCATACAGACCTTATATACCGATAGCCTGCAGTCGGCACCCGGATCTGTAGCCCAGGTGCGTGAATGTGCCGCCCGTCTGGTGCGTTTTGCCAAGGCCAGTACAACCACCGTCTGGCTGGTTGGGCATGTGACCAAGGAAGGCGCAATTGCCGGTCCGCGTGTTCTCGAACACATGGTTGATACGGTGCTGTACTTTGAAGGCGAAGCTGGCAGCCCCTACCGGATTGTGCGCGCCATCAAAAATCGTTTTGGTGCAGCCAATGAGTTGGGCGTATTCCAGATGCAGGAAGCTGGACTGAGTGAAGTGGCCAATCCCTCGCAGTTGTTTCTCTCCCAGCATGAAAAACCGGTGCCCGGCAGTGTGGTACTGGCAACCCAGGAGGGTACACGCCCGCTGCTCGTCGAGGTGCAGGCACTGGTGACCCCCAGTCCATTGGCTAATCCCCGCCGCGTCGCCATTGGCTTGGATCCCAATCGCTTGTCTTTACTGTTGGCTATCTTGCACCGGCATGGGGACAGCATGTTTTTTGATCAGGACGTTTTTGTGAATATAGCCGGGGGGATTCGGGTCAATGAACCCGCCGCCGATCTGGCTGTGGCCTTGGCCTTGTTGAGCAGTTTTCGTAACAAGGCCTTGACGGGAAGACGGGTGGTGTTTGGAGAACTGGGTCTGGCCGGAGAGGTGCGACCCGTAGCCGATGCCCAGGGGCGTATTCGCGAAGCGGTCAAACTGGGCTTTAAGGGCGCGATTACTCCGCGTGGAGATCAGTTGCAGGCTCCCGGCACTTTTAAAATCTCTCCGGCATTGCGCCTGGGTGATGCTATGGATGATGCTTTTTCAGAATGTTAG
- the alr gene encoding alanine racemase: MTRPIIAEISSSALRHNLQVARNHAPQARIMAAVKANAYGHDVRVCAPVLTAAGVDAFAVASLEEAETLQALALNKPICLLGGPFTAEEVLLATERAYWLVIHEDRQLAWLESQIPHRALQIFIKVDTGMHRLGFAPERLGEVFAKLQSYPHWQVLGLMSHLARSDCPQDPFNDQQIAVFERMVKAYSGRTLGQHSLANSGAVLSLPSTHQYWVRPGLMMYGLSPFTGKNGVDLGLQPVLSWQSEIVATRHLQAGDWLGYGATWQAAEACRVGVVAAGYGDGYPRQLGSGAAIRVAGQETRTLARVSMDMLFVDITHIQADIGSKVTLMGGEGPTLESLAQQLDTIPYEMGCRIQMRVPRSLRA, encoded by the coding sequence ATGACCCGCCCCATCATCGCCGAAATTTCCTCTTCAGCCTTGCGCCATAATCTTCAGGTGGCTCGTAATCATGCGCCTCAGGCCAGAATCATGGCGGCGGTCAAGGCCAATGCCTATGGTCATGATGTGCGTGTTTGTGCTCCGGTTCTGACTGCAGCCGGTGTGGATGCTTTTGCCGTGGCCTCTCTGGAAGAAGCCGAAACGCTGCAAGCTTTGGCATTGAACAAGCCCATTTGTCTGTTGGGCGGTCCTTTTACAGCGGAAGAAGTACTGCTCGCCACCGAACGCGCTTACTGGCTGGTCATTCATGAAGATCGCCAACTGGCCTGGCTCGAAAGCCAGATCCCGCATCGTGCCCTGCAAATCTTCATCAAGGTGGATACGGGCATGCACCGTCTGGGCTTTGCGCCGGAACGATTGGGGGAGGTTTTTGCAAAACTGCAGTCCTATCCGCACTGGCAGGTGCTGGGCCTGATGAGCCATCTGGCGCGTTCTGATTGCCCGCAAGATCCATTCAATGATCAACAGATAGCGGTATTTGAGCGCATGGTCAAAGCATATTCAGGTCGCACGCTGGGCCAGCATAGTCTGGCCAACTCCGGGGCTGTTCTGAGTCTGCCTTCGACCCATCAATACTGGGTACGGCCGGGTTTGATGATGTACGGATTATCGCCCTTCACCGGTAAAAATGGTGTGGATCTGGGCCTGCAACCGGTGCTTTCCTGGCAAAGTGAAATTGTCGCGACGCGCCATCTTCAGGCGGGCGACTGGCTGGGTTACGGCGCCACCTGGCAGGCAGCAGAGGCCTGTCGGGTGGGGGTTGTCGCAGCAGGCTATGGCGATGGATATCCGCGTCAGCTAGGATCAGGTGCTGCCATCAGGGTGGCCGGTCAGGAAACCCGTACTCTGGCGCGGGTCAGTATGGATATGCTGTTTGTGGATATTACCCATATTCAGGCAGACATCGGCAGCAAGGTGACGCTGATGGGTGGCGAAGGACCTACTCTGGAGTCTCTCGCTCAGCAGCTGGATACCATCCCTTATGAAATGGGTTGCCGCATCCAGATGCGCGTACCCAGGAGTCTGCGGGCATGA
- the dnaB gene encoding replicative DNA helicase, whose product MYEEDDYGGGVKAPPHSIEAEQSVIGALLIDPESADQVMEAVAAEDFYERRHRLIFQTISNMLNAGRVVDAVTVSETLQDHEHLADAGGVQYLLLLANETPSAANVLAYARIVRERATLRQLIRVGREIAELAYRPDGREARMLLDEAESRVFQLAEGQQRAGKGFVQLKEALPAVIDRIEAVARDKKGVTGLATGFADLDEKTSGLHPGQLVIVAGRPSMGKTSFAMNVAEHVACVEGKNVLVFSMEMPTDEIVLRALSSRGRVDQHRLRNGTLGNDDWPRLAHAIGELGTAPLFADDSAALSPADLRSRARRLKREQGLDLIVVDYLQLMQVPGRGDNRVAEISEISRSLKALAKELSIPVIALSQLNRSLENRTEKRPQMSDLRESGAIEQDADLILFLYRDEVYNKDNEEVKGIAEVIIGKQRNGPIGTVRMSFFGEYTRFENYAPTGGEYSH is encoded by the coding sequence TTGTACGAAGAGGATGACTACGGCGGCGGGGTGAAAGCTCCGCCGCATTCCATTGAGGCCGAACAATCGGTGATCGGTGCGTTACTGATTGACCCGGAATCTGCGGATCAGGTCATGGAAGCGGTCGCCGCAGAAGATTTTTATGAGCGTCGGCATCGCCTGATATTTCAGACGATCAGTAACATGCTCAATGCCGGTCGCGTCGTGGATGCGGTCACGGTGTCAGAAACCTTGCAGGATCATGAGCATCTCGCTGATGCCGGCGGTGTACAGTATTTGCTCTTGCTGGCCAATGAAACGCCCTCTGCGGCCAATGTGCTGGCTTATGCCCGCATTGTGCGTGAGCGGGCCACCCTGCGCCAATTGATTCGTGTCGGCCGGGAAATTGCCGAGTTGGCTTACCGGCCTGATGGGCGCGAAGCGCGTATGCTTCTGGATGAAGCCGAAAGTCGGGTTTTCCAACTGGCAGAAGGGCAACAGCGGGCAGGTAAAGGTTTTGTGCAGCTGAAAGAAGCCTTGCCCGCCGTAATTGATCGTATTGAGGCGGTCGCCCGTGACAAAAAAGGGGTTACCGGTCTGGCTACGGGTTTTGCTGATCTGGATGAAAAAACTTCGGGTTTGCATCCGGGCCAACTGGTAATTGTGGCAGGTCGTCCCAGTATGGGAAAAACGTCTTTTGCCATGAATGTGGCCGAGCACGTCGCCTGCGTTGAAGGCAAAAATGTGCTGGTGTTCAGCATGGAAATGCCTACAGACGAAATTGTTTTGCGGGCCTTGTCGTCGCGGGGGCGAGTAGATCAGCACCGTCTGCGTAACGGCACTTTGGGAAATGACGATTGGCCAAGACTGGCCCATGCCATTGGCGAATTGGGCACCGCCCCGCTTTTTGCCGATGATTCTGCTGCCCTGTCTCCTGCCGACCTGCGCTCCCGGGCACGCCGTCTGAAGCGCGAGCAGGGCCTGGATTTGATTGTGGTCGATTATCTGCAGCTCATGCAGGTTCCGGGTAGAGGCGATAACCGGGTGGCCGAAATTTCCGAAATCAGCCGTTCATTGAAAGCCCTTGCCAAGGAGTTGTCCATTCCTGTCATCGCCTTGTCCCAGCTCAATCGCAGTCTGGAAAACCGCACTGAAAAGCGTCCACAAATGTCGGACTTGCGCGAGTCCGGGGCCATCGAGCAGGACGCCGATCTGATCCTGTTTTTGTATCGGGACGAGGTGTACAACAAGGATAATGAAGAGGTAAAAGGCATCGCCGAAGTCATTATCGGCAAGCAGCGCAATGGACCCATCGGAACCGTGCGGATGAGCTTTTTCGGTGAATATACCCGCTTCGAAAATTATGCGCCAACGGGCGGCGAATATAGTCACTGA
- the rplI gene encoding 50S ribosomal protein L9 has translation MKVILLERINKLGRLGDVVEVKPGYGRNFLVPQGKAVVANQRNLEEFAERKAALEQVEMERLQAAQQRAAALADAVVKIALQAGEDGRLFGSVGLHDISAALKSQGHEVAHTEIRLVDGPIKRIGEFPARIHLHPEVELDVMVFVERA, from the coding sequence ATGAAAGTGATTTTGCTGGAACGTATTAACAAACTGGGTCGCCTGGGTGATGTTGTCGAAGTCAAACCCGGTTATGGCCGTAACTTTTTGGTGCCCCAGGGCAAGGCAGTAGTGGCCAATCAACGGAATCTGGAAGAATTTGCCGAGCGCAAGGCGGCTTTGGAGCAGGTTGAAATGGAACGCCTGCAGGCCGCCCAGCAGCGTGCAGCCGCTCTGGCTGATGCCGTCGTGAAAATTGCCCTGCAGGCGGGTGAAGACGGTCGTCTGTTCGGTTCTGTGGGTTTGCACGATATCAGTGCTGCTCTCAAGTCACAGGGTCATGAAGTGGCGCATACCGAAATTCGTCTGGTAGATGGTCCCATCAAGCGGATTGGTGAATTCCCCGCCCGTATCCATCTGCACCCTGAAGTCGAGCTGGATGTCATGGTTTTTGTCGAGCGGGCCTGA
- a CDS encoding DUF2232 domain-containing protein — translation MTAQPQGGVLRWFLSGRWQAGLSIAVLFSLAGLVPFLAAPLFLNCVALVALVTIQAGRKESLEVLVIAGIASMLFTFNPWFGVIFALVAWLPGRLLGEGLHWDTQWSGVVWVLIGLSLLILVLMLWVVPLGAGPDFWQTQMTQMLKPLTKEISKVQMAAVLRMAPLLPGIMAAGLVLLWTLAALLASRWYERYQGLDRPQRVYGSLELPGMLIWLVVATLLGISLLHGALAWPLQNLALLVGTWYLLQGLSFVHLWFAAKGWPTIALLGLYIALILLSQLLLVLSVLGILDRVFHLRQRLLRPRS, via the coding sequence GTGACGGCGCAGCCACAGGGCGGAGTTCTGCGCTGGTTTCTCAGCGGACGCTGGCAAGCCGGTTTAAGTATTGCTGTCCTGTTCAGTCTGGCCGGGTTGGTACCCTTTCTGGCGGCGCCCCTCTTCTTGAACTGTGTGGCTTTGGTGGCACTGGTCACTATACAGGCAGGACGCAAGGAAAGTCTGGAAGTGCTGGTCATCGCCGGCATCGCCAGTATGCTCTTTACCTTTAACCCCTGGTTTGGGGTGATATTTGCACTGGTGGCCTGGTTGCCGGGGCGACTGTTGGGTGAGGGGCTGCATTGGGATACGCAGTGGAGTGGTGTGGTCTGGGTGCTGATTGGCTTGTCTCTGCTGATTCTGGTACTGATGTTGTGGGTAGTCCCGCTGGGGGCCGGGCCAGATTTCTGGCAGACCCAGATGACGCAGATGCTGAAACCCCTGACCAAGGAGATCAGTAAAGTACAGATGGCGGCAGTTTTGCGCATGGCACCCTTGTTGCCGGGCATCATGGCAGCGGGTTTGGTTTTGCTATGGACCCTTGCGGCATTGCTGGCCAGTCGTTGGTACGAGCGTTATCAAGGTCTGGATCGACCGCAACGCGTTTATGGCAGTCTGGAATTGCCGGGTATGCTGATCTGGCTGGTGGTGGCAACTCTGCTGGGCATTAGTCTGCTCCACGGTGCATTGGCCTGGCCACTGCAAAATCTGGCGCTGCTGGTCGGGACCTGGTACCTCCTGCAGGGCTTGAGCTTTGTGCATTTGTGGTTTGCTGCCAAAGGCTGGCCCACCATAGCCTTGTTAGGACTATATATTGCCCTGATTTTGTTGTCACAGTTGCTGCTGGTACTGAGTGTGCTGGGAATTCTGGACAGGGTGTTTCACCTGCGGCAAAGACTATTGAGACCACGTTCCTGA
- the rpsR gene encoding 30S ribosomal protein S18, translating to MAFNRDRDRDGDGDKRGGGNFTRRRKFCRFKAEGVKEIDYKDLKTLQAYVGETGKIVPSRITGTSNLYQRQLTTAIKRARFLALLPYVVR from the coding sequence ATGGCATTTAATCGGGATAGAGATCGGGACGGTGACGGTGATAAACGTGGCGGTGGAAATTTTACCCGGCGTCGCAAGTTCTGTCGTTTCAAGGCAGAAGGCGTCAAGGAAATTGACTACAAGGATCTGAAAACCCTGCAGGCTTATGTGGGCGAGACCGGTAAAATTGTCCCCAGCCGGATCACAGGCACCAGTAATTTGTATCAGCGGCAGTTGACCACAGCTATCAAGCGTGCGCGCTTTCTGGCCCTGTTACCTTACGTCGTTCGCTAA
- the rpsF gene encoding 30S ribosomal protein S6: MRHYEIVFLVHPDQSEQVPQMIERYRGMIEGDGGHFHRLEDWGRRQLAYPIKKAHKAHYVLMNVECSGAALAEVEDAFRFNDAVLRHLILVREEAVTEASFLARDENDRRERVETDSEEGESESIHSDNEAVETA, encoded by the coding sequence TTGCGTCATTATGAAATCGTGTTTCTGGTCCATCCTGATCAGAGTGAACAAGTCCCCCAGATGATTGAACGCTATCGCGGCATGATCGAAGGCGATGGCGGTCATTTCCATCGCCTGGAGGACTGGGGTCGTCGGCAACTGGCTTATCCTATCAAAAAGGCCCATAAGGCTCATTATGTGCTGATGAATGTGGAATGCAGCGGTGCTGCCCTGGCTGAAGTGGAAGATGCTTTCCGCTTTAATGATGCGGTATTGCGGCATCTGATTCTGGTGCGTGAAGAGGCCGTAACCGAAGCGTCTTTTCTGGCCCGTGACGAAAATGATCGTCGGGAACGCGTCGAAACCGACAGCGAAGAAGGCGAAAGCGAATCCATTCACAGTGATAATGAAGCCGTTGAGACGGCCTGA
- the nagZ gene encoding beta-N-acetylhexosaminidase → MPHSAEPRLLMRGPLMVDIAGLWPTPEECERLRQPAVGGVILFARNCEDAQQVQALCREIHALRSPPLLIGIDQEGGRVQRLQKGVTRFPPMARLGQKAEVLGLEAAQSLAYDWGRLLATELREIGVDFSFTPCVDLDRGISRVIGDRAIHRNPDWVGAIAARLWQGMSDSGLQGVAKHFPGHGAVAADSHLALPRDDRPLAAIEEDLQPFRSMIQAAIPAIMPAHCLYPQIDPEQPAGFSSRWLNGVLRGAMGFTGVIVSDDLSMVGAHVAGDMAARVDAAQAAGADLLLVCNDPNGAYAAIEHLQNQGMQTGTNTLAALAGAAGIPLSAPERARCMREITELS, encoded by the coding sequence ATGCCCCACTCCGCTGAACCGCGCTTGCTCATGCGTGGTCCCTTGATGGTGGATATTGCTGGTCTTTGGCCAACACCTGAAGAGTGTGAGCGGCTTCGCCAGCCGGCGGTGGGTGGCGTCATCCTGTTCGCCCGTAACTGCGAAGATGCGCAACAGGTTCAGGCACTTTGCCGGGAAATTCATGCGCTGCGCAGTCCCCCACTCCTGATTGGCATCGACCAGGAAGGTGGCCGGGTGCAACGTCTCCAAAAGGGCGTGACACGCTTTCCACCCATGGCCAGGCTGGGCCAAAAGGCGGAAGTTCTGGGTCTGGAGGCGGCGCAATCTTTGGCTTATGACTGGGGGCGTCTGCTGGCCACTGAATTGCGGGAAATTGGCGTGGATTTCAGTTTTACGCCTTGTGTGGATCTGGATCGCGGGATTTCCCGGGTGATCGGTGATCGCGCCATTCACCGTAACCCGGATTGGGTGGGTGCCATTGCAGCGCGTCTTTGGCAGGGGATGTCTGATTCCGGTCTGCAGGGGGTGGCCAAACATTTTCCGGGTCATGGTGCTGTGGCGGCCGATTCGCATCTGGCTTTGCCTCGCGATGATCGACCACTTGCCGCTATTGAGGAAGACTTGCAGCCTTTCCGTTCTATGATTCAGGCAGCCATTCCGGCGATCATGCCAGCCCATTGCCTGTATCCGCAAATAGACCCCGAGCAGCCCGCCGGGTTTTCCTCGCGTTGGCTTAACGGCGTGTTGCGTGGAGCAATGGGTTTCACAGGTGTTATTGTCAGTGACGATTTGAGTATGGTGGGTGCCCATGTGGCGGGAGACATGGCTGCACGGGTAGATGCGGCACAGGCTGCGGGCGCGGATTTGCTCCTGGTTTGCAATGATCCCAATGGTGCCTATGCAGCCATTGAGCACCTGCAAAATCAAGGAATGCAGACCGGGACCAACACGCTTGCCGCTCTTGCTGGAGCCGCCGGAATTCCCCTGTCGGCCCCTGAGCGTGCCCGCTGTATGCGCGAAATCACCGAATTATCCTGA
- a CDS encoding APC family permease — MAWIRLPRFRRAVNVFNPKLFESLSLAAFLAWVGLGSDALTSSAYGPPEIYYALKGHEYLAVFLAIGIPVSVFIISAGYKQVIALFPDGGGGYHTASTLLGPIAGLVSGSALIVDYILTAAVSVASGTETLLSSLPASWYSERILIDVAVLLFLILSNLRGMKESIKILLPIFMAFIITHIIVLGFGLVSHVGDFPSIAHKTVVGAQHDNQLYGWIFIAALIMRAFSLGGGTYTGLEAVANGVHIMREPRIQTGQRTMTLLATSLSLVAGSLIFLYLMYHVHEHQGQTLNAVLYTAITNDWTIGGIHFGPTATIITLISEGMLLFVAANNGIITAPIVMANMAVDRWLPERFSYLSDRFVSRNGIMLVGFAAVAILLATGGHVSVLVVLYSINVFITFTLTMAGLSRHWFTQRHHEPRWKGRLAMSIIGFIVTASILAITIFEKFDAGGWFTLLVTAILVGLGYLIYRHYKSIRKITAELDETMLDVVPEHLEPGPNLPLDPRGATAVFFVSRFDGLGLHTLLTAHRMVGGFVKNYVFLLAGIVGQGEFKGIKALEDLKVYVEAEANQYMAFCRNEGMAATWFATYSTDRILAMEELADVAIRYFPQSIFFAGRVIDNRSKGPFHGLLHDEVSFIVQDRLQHDGFSMMIVPVHVHGIPSQPPRIELPISMSPDMELVQQEEVDKEGGKAAAQASSAAKADSIVDTGPDAPLR, encoded by the coding sequence ATGGCCTGGATTCGCTTACCCCGATTTCGTCGTGCCGTAAACGTATTCAACCCGAAACTGTTTGAAAGCTTGTCTCTGGCTGCCTTTCTGGCCTGGGTAGGTCTTGGCTCAGATGCTTTGACTTCATCCGCCTATGGCCCGCCGGAAATTTATTATGCCTTGAAGGGGCATGAGTATCTCGCGGTTTTCCTGGCCATTGGTATTCCGGTTTCAGTGTTCATCATCTCGGCGGGTTATAAGCAGGTCATTGCCTTATTCCCGGATGGTGGCGGTGGTTATCATACGGCTTCCACGCTGCTCGGTCCGATAGCCGGTCTGGTCAGCGGTTCCGCCCTGATCGTGGATTACATTCTGACCGCAGCCGTTTCCGTGGCCTCCGGTACCGAAACATTACTCAGCAGTTTGCCCGCCTCCTGGTACAGTGAGCGCATCCTGATTGATGTAGCCGTACTCCTCTTTTTGATTTTAAGCAATTTGCGGGGCATGAAAGAGTCCATCAAGATTCTCCTGCCCATTTTTATGGCTTTTATCATTACGCATATCATCGTGCTGGGTTTTGGTCTGGTCAGTCATGTCGGCGATTTTCCGAGTATTGCCCACAAAACGGTAGTTGGGGCCCAACATGATAACCAGTTGTATGGCTGGATATTCATTGCTGCACTGATCATGCGTGCCTTCAGTCTGGGTGGTGGAACCTATACGGGTCTGGAGGCCGTGGCCAACGGGGTCCATATCATGCGCGAACCGCGCATCCAGACTGGTCAGCGGACTATGACCCTGCTGGCCACCTCCCTGTCACTGGTGGCTGGAAGCCTGATATTTCTCTATCTCATGTATCATGTGCATGAACATCAGGGGCAGACCCTCAATGCCGTCCTTTACACGGCCATCACCAACGACTGGACTATTGGCGGCATTCATTTCGGTCCTACGGCGACGATAATTACGCTAATTTCGGAAGGAATGTTGCTATTTGTTGCGGCTAATAACGGTATTATCACCGCCCCCATTGTCATGGCCAATATGGCGGTAGACCGCTGGCTTCCAGAACGCTTTTCCTATTTGTCGGATCGCTTTGTATCACGAAATGGCATAATGCTGGTCGGTTTTGCGGCGGTGGCCATTTTACTGGCTACCGGCGGACATGTGAGTGTTCTGGTGGTGCTTTACAGTATCAACGTGTTTATTACCTTCACGCTGACCATGGCAGGGCTGAGTCGTCACTGGTTTACCCAGCGTCACCATGAACCGCGCTGGAAGGGCCGGCTTGCAATGAGCATTATCGGTTTTATAGTCACTGCATCCATTCTGGCGATTACCATTTTCGAAAAATTCGATGCTGGTGGCTGGTTTACCCTGCTGGTCACGGCGATTTTAGTGGGGCTTGGATACCTGATTTATCGGCACTACAAAAGTATCCGCAAAATTACTGCTGAGCTGGATGAGACCATGCTGGACGTGGTGCCGGAACATCTGGAACCGGGTCCCAATTTGCCCCTGGACCCCCGGGGAGCAACAGCAGTCTTTTTTGTGAGCCGCTTTGATGGCCTGGGTTTGCATACCTTGCTGACGGCACATCGTATGGTCGGTGGCTTTGTCAAAAATTACGTGTTTTTGCTGGCCGGTATTGTCGGGCAGGGTGAGTTCAAAGGCATCAAGGCGCTTGAAGACCTGAAGGTTTATGTGGAAGCAGAAGCCAATCAGTATATGGCCTTCTGTCGTAATGAAGGGATGGCTGCCACCTGGTTTGCTACCTACTCCACCGACCGCATTCTGGCCATGGAAGAACTGGCGGATGTGGCTATTCGCTACTTTCCACAAAGTATCTTTTTTGCGGGACGGGTGATTGACAATCGGAGTAAGGGGCCTTTCCATGGTCTACTCCATGACGAAGTCAGTTTCATCGTGCAGGACCGCCTCCAGCATGACGGTTTCAGTATGATGATTGTTCCAGTCCATGTGCACGGTATTCCCAGTCAGCCTCCGCGTATTGAGTTACCGATTTCCATGTCGCCGGATATGGAATTGGTCCAGCAGGAGGAGGTGGATAAGGAGGGGGGTAAGGCAGCGGCTCAGGCCTCCTCTGCAGCAAAAGCCGATTCGATCGTGGATACCGGCCCGGATGCCCCACTCCGCTGA